GCTGGGCTGGGGTCCTGGGGCCTTGCTCTCTACACCTGGTTCTTCTGCTGGCCCTGGCTCAGCTGTGACTTTCTACCCTATGCAATACAGTAGTTAAAATGGgggctgcatccctgggatgactGAACAACCTTAGCCCTGCAGCTCAGGCGGCTCACTTGACCTTATCAGAGTGCCCAGTGTGACCAGAGGGGAATTTGCACAAAAGGTCTTTATTCAGCAGAATAAAGAATCACCCTCCTTCCCTTCTGTGTGCCCCTCATCTTGAAATGTTTACCTGCCCATGGAGTCCTTGGCTGCAGATCCTGGTGTGTGCCTGGCATGAAGGGGGAGCCAAGGGTGGGGACTGGGAACACTTGGTGGGGTGCTGAGCTGGGGTGGGTGGTGGAGGGGTGGGTGCTGGCAGGCTCAGAGGGTTGGGAGGCCATGAAAGGACCAAAAGATTCCACGGCGCCTGGGACGGGCACATTCTTACTCAGTCTCTCCCCCAGCAGTGCCGGCTCCCGGGCCTTCGGGTCAGGTACGTCCTGCTGGTCTGGCTAGGCATCTTCGCGGGCAGCTGGATGGTGTATGTGCACTACTCATCCTATTCAGAGCTCTGCCGTGGCCACGTCTGCCAGGTGGTGATTGTAAGTCTGCTTTCGGCTGGGGACCTGGCTGGGCCCTTGTCAGCCATGGCATTGGGGCACCTGGCCCACAGGCCACTTGGACATTTGGTGGGAGGTGAGGTGGACCTGAAAGTCTGAGTCTGCAACATTGCCTGTGGCTGAGGGTAGAGGATGGGGGTCCAGGGAAGGAAGTGGGAGATGGCAAGGATGCTGCAGGTGAGTGTGACTGCTGGATGGGCTGCTGGTGGGGACGAACATGGACTCCTGATGTGTTGGGGAGGGAGGGCATTCCAGCAGAGACTGCAGTGGGCTTCTGTCCTCATTGTCCCATCCTGAAGAGCCCCTGGCTAGGGTCTCCTCCATACCCTCTTCCCCAGGGAGATAGCACTGAAGTTGTGTGAGGGTGTACTGGTGTGTGAGGGCTGCATGCTCACGTGTCTGAGTGCCCGTGTGAGCAACTCGGAGCTGACCCCTGCGCCTTGGTGCCCTGTGGCTGATGAGGGCAGACATCTGAGGTCAAGCCTGCTTTCTTGATGTCCCCAGGACATGGGGACAGTGTCCCCTTTCCAAATCATGCCTCCTCCCACCACTTCCCACTTGTGGGCAGCACCTGGGCACCCTGGCCCAGTCTGCAGATGGGACCCTGAGGGTGGTCAGTCTGTGCAGGCCTCCTCCCCAGCCTCAGTCAAGTGTGGGAAGGTCCTCAGTGACCCTGGAGCCTGGCCCCCAGCCTGGGTGGCCAGGTGACTGGTGGCTTCCTTCCATACCAGCTGCTGTGCACCAAGGGCAGCACGGCCCCCAGGCACACTACAGCTGGGGTCTGGCTGTATGGAAGTCCTGTAATTGGGGAGAATGTGGGATCAGAGCAGACTTCTTATAAAGGGCCCACTTAGGAGGTGACGTGGTGGCACTGGTGGCTTTTCTGTTCTGTGTCAGATGAAGAGCTGTCACTTTTGCTTCCACAGGACAGCATCCTCCCTCCTGGCTCATGTGGCTGAGTCCTGGGTCTAGGGTTGGCTCAGCTCTGACTCCTCCCACCCTTGGATGAGGTGCTGGGCCCCTCCCTTCTCACTTCCCCCAAGCCTGGCTCTGACCAGCACAGGGCTCCATGGCAACAGGGATGTACATCTAGGAATTCACCCCATGAAAGCCAGCCAGCACCCTACCCTGGGATTGGGGGCTGCCAGGCCCTATTTGGGGCCAGGGGTAGGGCCTAATTTAATTACTGCTAAGAGGGTCTCCCCAAGCCTCTGGCTAATGAGGttgcttggggccagcctggaaAGAAGGTCAGGCTGAGAGTAATTGTGGGGCCCCAGGGTGCCTGAGGGATGGTGACATGGTTTGTCACCAGCTCTGATGACCAACAACTCAAGCCCTGAGGTGCCATAAATCACCTCCCCCACAGATGGGGGCCAGGACAGTAGCTGGGGGCAGGGAGCCTTGCAGTAGCCCTACTCTGTGGTGGTGGCCTGTGACAGTGAGCCCTGCCCTGCGATATGGATGTATCAGAGAGGTCATATCCTGTCCCTGCTGTCTTGCTTTAGCCTACAGGGTGGGCTGGGTGAGGACACAGACTAAGTTATGGATGGAAAGAGACCTGGACTGGAGGACACGGACACCACTCAGAGTGACTGTGCCGAGAGGCTTGGCACCTGAGGCTGGCAGAAGGCTCATGGGGTGCAGTTCACCTGGCAATATCACGATGCCTAGTTGTCCAGCTATGACTAGGGGTCCCTGGCAGACGCTTTTGTAGCTCTTGCCTGCACCCATGAGCAAGCACAGATCGATTGCTGTGCCCTcctgctggggctggcctggggcAGCCTCTGATTCCTCAGAAAATGGTTCACTTAAAGGAAGCAGTGGGAAAGCCTGTCAGGTGGAGATGTCTCTGGTTCTCTGGCAGCTGTGGACCTGGGCCGTCTGGGTGGTCCTCTTGTGTTCATGGGAGCTGGGATTTGGGACAGGGTGGGTCAGCAGGGTTGCCACTGGCAGCAGCCAGGATTTGGGCACTGCCTCTGGGAGGGACTGGTGGCTTCTAAGACCTCTgacagcagggctggcagaggctGCCTGGTTAGGCTCTAGCAGTATGGGGTTTTGCTGAGAACAGTGCTATGGCCTGAGAACTGGGCACAGTGGGTGCTGGGGCAGACTGGCAGGTGTGATGGAGCTTGGGGCTAATTCCCACCTCACACCCACCCTGGCGACCACTTTGCCTGTTGGTTCCCTTCCTCCTGGGACCTTGGTGGAGTGGGTGGGTGAGGGTGGGGACATGACCACCAGCCTCATACCACACCTGGCATCTGTCTCCTCAGTGTGACCAGTACCGGAAGGGCATCATCTCGGGCTCCATCTGTCGGGACCTGTGTGAGCTGCACCAGGTGGAGTGGAGGACCTGCTTGTCCTCAGCCCCAGGCCAGCAGGTGTGTtgaagggcagggcagggctgggtgGGCCTGGGCTCTGTCATAGCAGTGAGAGGGGCATAGACGTATTACATCACTGCGACCTCGTCCAGGTGTACAGCGGGTTCTGGCAGGACAAGGAGGTGATCATAAAGTGTGGCATCGAGGAGGCTTTGAACTCTGTGGCCCCCCGGCGGGAGCTGGTGCTGTTTGACAAGCCCACGAGGGGCACCTCCATCAAGGAGTTCCGGGAGATGACCCTCAGCTTCCTGAAGGTCAGTGGgctctggggtgggggtggttgGGCTGTCTGCTGTTGCATCCACAGCCGGATGCCGTGGATGTTTGAAAATGCCCGGTTAGGTCTAAGAAGACCCTGGGGcaggcctccccacccccacccctaagGAAGAAGGCTTTCTAGTCTGGTGGGGCCAGGGCTCAGGTAGTGAAGGATTATTGTGGcaggaatgaggaagaaaaacagaaacaaggccTGAGAGGCAGAGACCAGCTCTCCAAGGCTTCAGGCAGCACACAGCTCTGAGGTGCTCTGGCAGGGAGACCTGATGTGGGAGGCGCTCAGGTATGGGGAGCTGCACAGCAGGCCAGCCCCATGCATGGCTGGCACCGGGAGGGTCAGGGCTGCGCTCTGCTCCACAGCCCCAAGCGACTCAGTGCATTTCTTTTGGTCCTGAATACCAGGCAAACCTGGGCGACCTGCCCTCCCTGCCGGCACTAGTTGGCCAGGTCCTCCTCATGGCTGACTTCAACAAGGACAGCAGGGTGTCCCTGGCCGAGGCCAAGTCTGTGTGGGCCCTGCTGCAGCGCAACGAGTTCCTGCTGCTGCTGTCCCTGCAGGAGAAGGAGCACGCCTCGAGGCTGCTGGGCTATTGTGGGGACCTCTATCTCACTGAGGGCCTCCCCCGCAGCTCCTGGCACGAGGCCTTGCGTCCCCTGCTGCCGCCCGCGTTGCACAGAGCCCTCCAGCAGTGGTTCGGGCCTGCATGGCCCTGGCGTGCCAAGATCGCCATCGGCCTGCTGGAGTTTGTGGAAGAGCTCTTCCACGGCTCCTATGGGACCTTCTACATGTGTGAGACCACGCTGGCCAACGTGGGCCACACTGCCACCTATGACTTCAGGATGGCCGACCTACAGCAGGTGGCACCTGAGGCCACTGTGCGCCGCTTCCTGCAGGGCCGCCACTGTGAACAGAGCTCCGACTGCACCTACGGGCGTGACTGCAGGGCCCCGTGTGACCGGCTGATGAGGCAGTGCAAGGGCGACCTCATCCAGCCCAACCTGGCCAAGGTGTGCGAGCTGCTGCGGGACTATCTGCTGCCTGGTGCCCCTGCCGACCTCCGTGAGGAGCTGGGCAAGCAGCTGCGTACCTGCACCACACTGAGTGGGCTGGCCAGCCAGGTGGAGGCCCACCACTCGCTGGTGCTCAGCCACCTCAAGACCCTGCTCTGGAAGAAGATCTCCAACACCAAGTACTCCTGACGCGCGGGGCCCTCGCTACTTAGCACACTGCACCCAACCACAGCTCTAGGAGCTAGAACTGCATGAGTCCAGCCAGCAGCCAGTTTGTGAAGCCCAGCATAAAGCACCCAGCCGGAAAATGTTACTGGTTGCTCCATGGTGCCCCAGGGCCCCAGGATCTTAAAACGCCGGCCGGGACTAGCTTAGCAACTGCAAGGGGGCCTGCAGCCCCCACCAGGGGCTGGCCCACTGGGATAGTCACTTTGAAGTCTCAATGTAAATAAATGGCTTTTATGTGATGCCTGGGTATGTGGAGTACTGGCCGCCCACTGATGTCCATGTAGGCCTAGAGGCTCAGGCTCCCCCTTGCTGGACAAGCAGCAGCCAATTCTTGGGATACCCACCAATTATGCAGGGCAGCTTTCACCTGACCCCAAACTTCTAAGCCTTTACAGACACCAGTTGTATGTTCTGTATGAGCATGCTTCAGGCCTCAGAGCCAGTTTTTATCTTTTGTAGtgcagggatcaaacccagaaacTTGTATGCTAGGCAAGGGGCCAGGTTTAAAATCAAGATCACGACTGAGGGAAAGATAAAGAGGTAGCAACTCAGATTTAGAAATGTTGGCAAGAGCCTAAGCTCTCCCAGAACGCAGGCTGTACACATGCAAGGGCACCCCCAGCCTAGGACTCTGAAACTTAATTTAACTGTTAAATATAAACTTTATTGTCTAGGAAGTAGCCAAACAATAGCgtatcacacacatacaaatacatagtGAGTAGCTGGGCATCATTTCAgctctgcaggaagcataaataggggtGCTTTcctggtcagcctgggcaaagagggctggggatgtgacccCAGCAAtagtgcctgctcagcaagcacaagaccctgagttgagACCCCAGTACTGGTCCCCCGCCCCGACCCAGAGCACATATACATTGGGACATGGAGTTTTACATCAAAGGTATTAAAAGTGAATTAAAGGGTTTGTTTGATGCACCTTCGAGGAGTCTGTGCTGGCAAAACAGGAGAAGCATTGCCACTTGAGTAAACCAGATGGTGTGTGGAACCCACAGCAGAAGGGGTGGTATGTCCCCATCACGGGGACCCTTACTGCCTACATCACCATGAAGAAGCAGTTCTGGACACtgttgcatatacatacataaatgtgtgtgtatatattttttgtgtggtgggactggggtttcaggGCTGTGTACctgcaaagcaggcgctttacctcgaaccatgcctccaatccattcTGCTCTGGCTATGTTGGCGATTaggcaggaggggaggggagttgtttcctcacaaactgtttgcccaggttggcctcgaacctcaatcctcctgatctcagcctcccaagtagctaggattataggcaagtcacctgtgcccagctaTGCAGTACTTTTGATGTTAATACATAGATCCTTTTTAATCACTTGCACCCTCACCTCATGCGATTAACAAAAATAATCCAAATACAGTTCAACGTAGGAACAGTGCCTATGATGAAGTATGGAGCAATCCAACAGGTTCCTGGCCAGCAGAAGATGGGTAACACCACTGGGTGGCGGGGGGAGGGGAACGGGACTCTTCACCCGGCAATCACCACCTGGCAGCCACACTTACGAGGTCCATGAGCTGTATCTGTACTTTCTGATGACCCACAGGGTGTGGAGCCAGCCAGGCCCAATTCCTCCTGGCACCTGGAGctggaaaatgaaaagatatggTGGACCAGACCAGGGCTTTTGCTTTCCCTGTTCTCCCTGAACCACCTGTGGGAACAGTCTGTGAATCCCCAAAACTGTCAATCTATAGCCAAGGTTTGTTTGGCACTGCATAATTTGTGGGGGCACCCTGGACATTGTACAGTGCACAGCAATTGTGGCTGCCACACTCCATCCACACTTTTGTGGGGGCTCTGGgatttgcttgctaggcaggtgatctaccaccaCACCCCcaactttttgctttgcttttcagataggatctccaaCATGCCTCATACCGCCTATCTGTCTCCCATGTGTGCCatctctgcccccccccccattGCCTCATGGCTTAGGAGAGCATGGAAGTCTCTCTGGATACTAACAACAGAGGACGCAGGCTTTGGTCTCACCAACAGCACGAAGGCTGGTATGCACCTCTGCTGTTCCTCCATGTGCCCACACCAACCCAGAGGCAGCTCCTTCCCTCGTTTCAGGTCTAAAGGATCCTCAGAACACAGGTTTGTTCCCAGGCAATCCATGCATGGCACTGCGAGAACACAGATTTCTACCAGCTCAGTGGCTTTCAGTCCTCACCAAGGTCCGTGCCTCCACCCTGGCAGAGCAAAAACCCAGTGCCCCTCACCGTGGCTCTGCAGAATGTCAGGCTATAAACCATTCTTAGTGCTCACTGACTTCTGAACACTGAGCGTAGAAATAGCCACTTGCTCTTTGCCCTGATGTCACAGGCGCAGCAGAATGGCTGTGCCTGTGGTGCTGGCAGGTCTAGGACAGCATCTGCAGGGCAGCCACTCACACCCTGCTGCAACCAGTTCTCCCCCTCACCTGGTTGGGGCCAGCTAGTGGCTGGTCACTGGCCAAGGCTCTCACTGTGAGCAGGTGCAGTCACATTTCTCCCTGTATTAAAGAAGAATCAATCAGAGCACAGACCCCTGTGAATGCTGGAAACCAGATTAACACTGACCCCTGTGCACAGGTTTCTTTCCACGTGCACACACCTACAATAAGGCTCCACCTGGGCACCTAAGAAAGCACTTTATGTTATGTAATGGAAAGCGAGGGCTGCCTGAGCACAACACTgacactgcagtttttctgagAACTTCCCTCTGAATGCTTCTGAACTGTGGTTGACCACAAGTAACTGACACAGTGGCAAGTGAAACCTCAGAGACCACTGTTCTATAGGTGCTGGCTACTATCATTACTATTACCCGAACCAAATACGGAATATCCTTCTTTAGCCCTCTGTATTCCCCCACCTTTTTGACAGTGTGTGGTTTGAATTGGCTGCCAAGTATTTTGACAGCCCCGAACAACCCCTAGTACTTTAGTGCTGGGTGTCGCTCTACTGAAAGGAAAACCCTGGTTCAATCACTGTTTTCATCCAATGTAACAAGCAACActgtttttgtttgagacagtcttgccCTCTAGGTCATGCTGGCTACCGGTAGCTGGGGTTAGAGCTTCgtggcaccatgcctggcttcctgaGACCTTTCAGAGTTACTGCAttttacaattttctttcttggtgtactggggtttggttcaactcagcctcatgctttcCAGGCAAACCTTTGAGCAACGTCCCACTACagtattttatgatttttcaacAAGTCACCTTAGCTGAcactttctccacccttcccGGCGCAATGCCCCCTTTACTTCCTGCTCTGGAAGTGCAGGATCATCAAATGACTAGCAGACACAGGTTAACACAAGGCACTGAATGTCAGGCCACTAATCATTCAGTTGTCCACCGGTCAAAACACTGAGCGTAGACATagcctctcttctctctgccacCTACTGACACAAATGTGACACAGCAGCCACACCTGCAACGCCTCTAGGGGCAGTGAAAGTTCAAGATGAAGCAAGTCCCGCACCCCCAGACACCCACGTGTCAACTTACCCAAGACTCCAGCGCCTCCTTACAGGTGCTTAAGTTTCCAGCCGGCCAAGTCCCTTTAGAAGGAAAAGCACCCATTTCATACACATCTTGGCAAGACCACAGTGGGGCCCTGCAGAGACTGTACTTTCTTGCATCTGGTCTACAAGGACACAAACGGTCACGGCTACACGGGCTTTCGACAAAGATCCAGCCCGTGCGACCCCACGGGCCTTCTCCCTGTTTAATTCGGGCGACACACTACTGGCGGCTGTAATCCTCTACCTCGTGTCCCGTTCCACGTTGTCTCCGGCTTGTTCTCAGTTGGCCGTTCAGAGAAACTGGCTCGGAAAAGCTGTCTTTTTGATAAAAAGTGTACAGAGGACCAGACAGCGGCTTTCCTTCGGGTAACCACCTTCTGCTTAGGCAGATTGGGGAGATGCCCACTGCTGTCACCTGGGAGGCTGTGCCTGCACCTCCGCACAAGCATGCCTCCCGCCCAGAAGGCCGAGGCGCTGTCCCCTGACGCTGTCCACCGGGGTCAGCCGCCTCGGCCCCCACGAGGCCCCGTGCACGTGACGCACGGCAACCATCGAGCTTCCGGTGCAAAACCGCGTTCACAGCATCCTCGCGAACCCACCTCCGCGCGAGCGCCGGTCGGGGCAGCCGGGGACCGTGCCCGTGGGTGCAGCTCCACCCGCGGCCCCAGCTGACCCGCAACCGCCCGCCGCCACGGCCGCAGAGAGGACGGAGACGGACACGCGGCGCCTTTTATAGCGGCGTCTACGGCGGCCCTCAAGGGACatccgcccgccgccgccgcgcaGCACAGCGCCCTCTAGCGGGCCCGCCGCGCCTCGCCCGCGCTCCTGCGCTCTCCGCGGCGGGCAGAGACCCGCGCCGCTCGTTCAAAGCCCTGCACTCAGGACGGCGCCAAGCGCACCGGACTCCACAACTGGCTCCCGGAGGGAGTCCTGCGCCGACTCACAGCACCCCTGCTGCTTGTTCCGCAGCCCAAGGCTGCTGCTAACCATCCCCCCCCCCAGGTGCCGCCCCCCTGCAGGGAGCTCTGTCTTTGTCCACAGGGACCTGGCGTTCCCCAGGGGCCATCTCGGGCTGAGCAATATGCCAGGGGCACAGGGCAGTGACACTCTGCTTCCTCTTTAGTGTGGTGGGCAGGAAAGACCCGCGGCGAGCCCATGGGTCCCTGATGCTTCTAGGTCACCCGAATACTGCACTGCGTAGACGTGGGTCACAACCTTTTGCAGGTTTTGCGTGACTTTCAGCAGCCTCTGCTGCAGGGTAGAGGGCGGGGCCCCTCGGTGCACCCAGGTCAGATCCACCCGCTGGCTAGGCCTCTCCCGTGTCTGCCCTAGTACACATCAGGCACCTAGTaaatgcccaggctggccaggcctCCTGGGCAGATGGAAGCTATCCTGGCCCTGGATGCACCTTGGTGAGCAGCCTCTGCCCTCCGTGGGCCAGGCTTTCTGCTAGTTCCAAATCCTTGAATCTTCACAGTCaccgggtgggggtgggggtggggtatgGGTGTCCCCTAGCTACTGTGCTGCCAGGAATTGAGGCCTTGGGGTTAAGAAATGTGTCTAGTCTTGTGCTTTGCAACTGTGGAGCTAGGACTGGAACTCAAGACATGGACCAATGAACAGCAGGTCAGGGCAGCAGAGTCTGGAAGGAGCTCATCCCCCAACCCCGGTCCTGCCCAGCCACTGACCCCATCCATCAGGTGAACTTCTCTACTACCAGGTGGCCAGGGAACAGCAGGAGGCAAGGCTTCTCCTTGCTCAGCCTTTTGCAACTCAGGCTCTGGTGCAGTTTTAGACAAGCTGGAGCCAGGGATGGGGTTGTGAGGGGTGAAAGGCTCACAGCATGACACACCTTTCCACATGCCTCTTCAGAAACAAAACTCCTGAGATTGCTTCTGTCACCAGTGCCCGTACCAGCTTCAGGGACAGCCCCAACACCAGCCGTAAAGCTAGAACCAGCCTCAAAACCAATCCTAGAATTGGAGGCAGTGCCAAGAACAAATTCATACCACTGGCCTGAGCATTGGGCCAGAGCCAGAGACTGCACTGACAGTCCTGACCTACAGCCAGCTCTGTGCCACTTTCAGATGACAGAAACAGAAGGAGACACAGCTGTCACACCATCAGCAGAGGTGGAACCAATCCAGAACCACCTCCAACCCCAACTTCAGAGAGGCAGCATTATCACCAGCTTCTGTGCCAGCTCCAGTACCACAGCTGTGCCGACTCCAGAGCCAACACCAACTGCCCCAAGGCCTCCAGCTCAATGCCAGAGCTAGAAGTGGACCAGTCGCCACCTCTACTGCCAGATCCACCTCCATCAGAAACCCTTCGAGGAGCCCCAGCATCAGCAGAGCCAGCCCGAGATCCAGAGTCACCATGAGCTGCAAAACcagcccctgcccccactccttgTTATTCTTTAGGGTTCCCTGGAGACACAGGGCCATGAGATGTAGACAGGAGAAAGAGTGACAAACGATTTCCctgaaagggggaggaggaatgagAGAGGTTTTCTTTGAGGTCTGGGCTTGGGGAATGTGATAGCTAATCCCAATTGATAGCTCGATTGGACTGGGAGACAGCAGCAGGTTGGGAAGGCGTACCTCTGGTGTGGCTCTGAGTGCGTTTCCAGACATTAGATGATGAGGGCTCTGATCTAATCAGTGGTTTGAGCCATTGAGGGATTCAAAATTCGAATAgacttttgggaggtggtggaactgtgtAAGGTGGGTTCTGGTGACAGGAAGTGAGTCACTGGGGTGAGCCTTTGAAGGGTGTATGTTGGTGCTGGATGCTCCctgtgtctctctgcttcctgggcacCATAAGGCATGCAGCCAATGCCACATGCACCCGCCATCATGATATTCTGTCTCGTGGCAGGCCCAACGCAA
Above is a genomic segment from Castor canadensis chromosome 13, mCasCan1.hap1v2, whole genome shotgun sequence containing:
- the Dipk1b gene encoding divergent protein kinase domain 1B isoform X1, translating into MRRLRRLAHLVLLCPFSKGLQQCRLPGLRVRYVLLVWLGIFAGSWMVYVHYSSYSELCRGHVCQVVICDQYRKGIISGSICRDLCELHQVEWRTCLSSAPGQQVYSGFWQDKEVIIKCGIEEALNSVAPRRELVLFDKPTRGTSIKEFREMTLSFLKANLGDLPSLPALVGQVLLMADFNKDSRVSLAEAKSVWALLQRNEFLLLLSLQEKEHASRLLGYCGDLYLTEGLPRSSWHEALRPLLPPALHRALQQWFGPAWPWRAKIAIGLLEFVEELFHGSYGTFYMCETTLANVGHTATYDFRMADLQQVAPEATVRRFLQGRHCEQSSDCTYGRDCRAPCDRLMRQCKGDLIQPNLAKVCELLRDYLLPGAPADLREELGKQLRTCTTLSGLASQVEAHHSLVLSHLKTLLWKKISNTKYS
- the Dipk1b gene encoding divergent protein kinase domain 1B isoform X2; this encodes MRRLRRLAHLVLLCPFSKGLQCRLPGLRVRYVLLVWLGIFAGSWMVYVHYSSYSELCRGHVCQVVICDQYRKGIISGSICRDLCELHQVEWRTCLSSAPGQQVYSGFWQDKEVIIKCGIEEALNSVAPRRELVLFDKPTRGTSIKEFREMTLSFLKANLGDLPSLPALVGQVLLMADFNKDSRVSLAEAKSVWALLQRNEFLLLLSLQEKEHASRLLGYCGDLYLTEGLPRSSWHEALRPLLPPALHRALQQWFGPAWPWRAKIAIGLLEFVEELFHGSYGTFYMCETTLANVGHTATYDFRMADLQQVAPEATVRRFLQGRHCEQSSDCTYGRDCRAPCDRLMRQCKGDLIQPNLAKVCELLRDYLLPGAPADLREELGKQLRTCTTLSGLASQVEAHHSLVLSHLKTLLWKKISNTKYS